The Coriobacteriia bacterium DNA window GAGCGGGTTCACCCGCGTTGGACTGTGGAGGGCTGCGCTTGCCGCGGCAGCCGATCGTCCGTGGACGGGATTCGGGCTGGACACGTTCAGACTCTTCTCGCCCGTCTACTTCGAACCCCGTTACGCAAGCGCGGGCGACTATCTCGCCATCCCGGACAACGCTCATAGCTATCCGATGCAGCTGCTGTCGACAGCTGGCTTCATAGGACTCGCGCTCTTCCTCGCCGTGGTCGGAATCGCGGCATGGACATCCGCACGAAAGACGCTCGCGGTCCCTCGCGGTTCCGGAAATCCGACGCTTCTCGTTCTCGCGGCCTTCTGGGCGGCGGGCGCCGGGTACCTCGTGAATCTCATCGCCAACATATCGATGCCGGGGACGACCTTCATGCTGTGGGTTGCGATGGCTCTGGTACTGGCTCCGGCGGCTTGGGAGAGACCGCTACAGGCCAAGGCCCACGCACGACCCTTGGCCGCCATCGCGGTTGGACTGTGCGCGATCCTTGTCGTTGCGAGCTTCGTTCCGCTGTACGCGGACAATCAGTACCTGAAGGGCCAGGCGCTGGGCGACCCGCAGGCAAGGATTGACGCCGCTGAAACCGCGGTCAGGCTGGCTCCGTACTACGACACATACCGGGTGACGCGAGCCGTTGCGTACGCCGACCCGGCGATTCAGCGACTGAGCGCAGGCGCACGCACCGGCCAGGTTGCCCCGCCTGTGCTGGAGGAGTACAAGCAGGCGCTGGAAATGCTCGAGGACGCGCAGACCTTCTCCCCATGGGAGCAGGATCTCATCGCGCTGCGAGTCATCGTCCTAAACCTCGGAGGCAGCGTCATCGGGCCCTCCTACTACGACGATGCAATACGAACGAGCGAAAAGGCTCTGGAACGATTCCGCTACGCGCCGACCCTGCGGCTCCAGTACGCGAAGGCGCTCGAAGGCGCGGGTCGAACCGCCGAGGCTCAGCGTCAGCTCGAGAGCTTGGTGGAACTGGAACCCAGGATGCCGGAGGCAGCGGTACAGCTCGCTCGCCTCTACGCCGCCCAGAACGAGACGCAGAAGGCGATGGACGTGCTGCTGGCCGCCCAAACCACTGCGGTTGAAGGTACGCTGATATCGGCCGCGTTGGGCGCACTCGAACGAGGAGAACCCCTCCCGGCTGTATCGTGGTAGATGACCGCGGAGCCTAGAGGAGGACGGACCGATGCATTACGGCGTCCACAGCGCGGCATGAGTGGCCCTAGGCGACTCGGCACAGTGGGCGCGCAGGCTGCGCCATGCGATTCTCTCGCGGAGAGAATCGCATGGCGCAGCCTGCTGACTGCCGTGTTTCTGATTCCGCTTGCGAATGCTGTCTTCACCATGCCGTTCACAGGTCGCACCGTCATCTATGACATGTACGACCTTCCGAAGATGTTCGTTCTGTGGTCAACGGTATTCGTCGCACTGGGATCATTCAGCTGGTATGTCTTCGCTGAGGGTGGCAGAGTTCGAGCCAGTCGCGCATTCGCGATCATACCGGTGCTTCTTGGTTGGCTCGCTTTGGTCACGGCGTTATCGGTGAGTCCGTCAACCTCTCTCTTCGGACAGTACCAACGGAGTGAGGGGCTGGTGACATACCTGCTCTACGCGGCAGTCTTCGTTCTCACGGTTCAGCTCGTCAGCAGCGCCCATCGTGTTCGCAATATCGCGATGACGCTCGTAGCAGCGAGCGCTCCGGTTTCTATCTACGGCATCATCCAGTTCTTCTACATTGATCCCGTGGCGTGGCAGAACTTGGACTTCGCCGGCAGGGCCTTCTCTACCTACGGAAACCCCGGGGGGTTGAGCAACTTCCTCGTCTTCTCCGTGGCGGTCTCGTTCGCCCTTGTGGCCTCTGAGCGCAGCGACAGGCTACGCGTCACTTGGTGGCTGGTGCTGCTGCTGAATATCCTGGCTTTGGTGTTGACCTTCACGCGTGGTGCCTGGATCGGATCCGTCGTCGCGCTGGGAGTCGCAGCTCTGATTCTGGCCAGGCAGGGTGTTAGGCCCATCCGGAAGATAGACCTCCCGTTCTCGGTTGGCGCGGCTATCCTGTTGGCCACGTTCGCGCTCGTCGACAGGCGCGGCGACAGTGTGACAAGCCTTCCAAGCCGGCTCGCATCGCTCGTCCAGCCCACCGCCGGGAGTGGGATGACTCGCCTCAAACTCTGGGAGGCCGCAACGGGGGCGATCGCGGACAGGCCCGCGTTCGGTTTTGGTCCAGACACGTTCCAGCTGGTGTTTCCCGCGTATCGAACCCCGGACTACTTCCTCTCAGCTCCGCTGGCCGCCTTCGCGGACAATGCGCACAGTTACCCCCTGCAGCTGGCCGCATCGGTTGGCATCGTAGGAGCGCTGCTGCTGTTCGGGAGTCTCGCTTGGATTCTCTATACATGCCGCCACGTGATCGCGTCGCGGGCGAGCTCACGCGCTAATGCCGTGGTCGCGGGTTTCACCGGGGCGATTGTCGGCTACCTCGTTACCCTCCTCTTCGGAATCTCTGAGCCGGGGACGACGTTCCTGCTATGGATTGCGCTCGGGATCGTCGCCGCGCCATCTGCCACCACCGCCGTTCTGAGCAAGCGACTCACTCGAACCAGCACGGCGATCGTCGCAGTTGCCATCTGTGCCGGTCTGTTCTTGTACGGGCTGGTTCCCATCTTCGCAGACCTACGATACTTCGAGGCGCGATTCTCGATTGGCCAGACGAGAACAGATGCCGTCAACGACGCTGTGAGACTGGCTCCGTACCGTGTCGAGTATCGGAAGTACCAGACGCAGGTCCATCTAGAGAACGCTCGAGACTCTGTGCTTGATGCTCTGCGCACCGAAGCTGGCGTGACTGAAACAGTCAGGTCTTCTTGGGATAGCGCTCTCGCGTATGCTGAGAGCGCTATCTCCGAGTTTCCGTGGGATTATCAGGACTACCAACTGTTAGCTTTAAGCTACCTCTTCGGCGGATCAGAAGTGGACTCCGCGTACTACGCGAACGTGGTTGATGTGACCAGCAGAGGGCTTGCTCGGTTCCCCAACAGTCCGATTCTGCTGATTCAGCGCGCTGAGGCTCGGGCGGCGCAGGGCGACGCACGGTCTGCCCGAGAGGATCTGCAGCGTTCACTCGAAATGGAACCGCGGGCCGACACGACTGCATTGAAGGCCAAGATCGAGTCGCTTGAGGCGACGAGCCCCGCGCGACAAGAGACCCCTGTCTCTCCCTGAAAGGTGCTCGTGAGAGCTGAACTGAGGCTCGCATTGGATGATTGCCACAGACTGGCGGAGGTCGCATGAAGATGGGTACTGACCGCATCCACATATACGACACCACCCTGCCCGACGGCGAGCAGTCGCCGGGCGCTTCGATGAACACCGAGGAGAAGGTCACGATTCGCGTGCGCGCCGGTATCTCCACCAGACGTGGCGCTCACTCGGACATCATCGTTGCGAGCGCGAAGGCGTACACCAACGCGCACAACCGGCTGCTTGTGGCCGAGAAACGCGAAGTCGCGGACGAGGTGCAGGGGCGATGAGCCGAGTCGCGACCGCAGCCGCATGGACGCTGGCTGCGACGCTTTGCGCAAGCATGCTCGCTTGGACCAACCTCACCGGACTTGGCATCGGAGCTAATCCGCTCACCTACGATGACCTTGCTCTAGCGCGTTTCGTCGCAGGAACCATAGGCATCTCGGCGGTCTGGTTCCTGCTGGCGCTGATGATCGAGCGCGGCAATCCGCTGAGCGTCGACAACACGCTGCTTGCCCTTGGCGCGCTTGCCTTGTGGTCGGTGCTCTCTGCGGCCTTTGCAGGCACGACGCTCGTGTGGCTTGGCCAGTCGGAGCGACTCGAAGGGGTCGCCACGATGTTTCTCTACGCGCTGGCATACGGAGCCGGCCTGCAGGTTGGTCGTGCGCGACGGGTCGTGCGCACGCTCGCCGCGACGGTCGCGGTGTGCGCGACTTTGCTCGCGGTCCACGGGCTGCTGCAAGTGATCGGCCTTGACCCCACCAGCTACTTACATAGCGGGTCGACGCTCTATCTTGGCTCGGCGTTCGCCAGCCTGAGTAATCCGAACTTCCTTGCGGGTGTGCTCGTAATCGCACTGCCGATTGCCGGAGGGCTTGCCGCGAGCGCGTCATCGACGCTGGCGAAGTGGTCTTGGGCCGCAATCGGCGCGGTCATACTGGCGGCTCTCTATGCTACCTACTCGCAAGGCGCCTGGCTCGGGGCAGTCGTCCAGCTGGCGATCGCAGTGGCTCTTTGGGTGGTGGCGCGGGGCCGGGTGCGGCCTGCCGGTGAGCGTGAGGCTGACAGTCCGAGCGCGGGGCGTGCCGGGGCGGGGCGGACGCGACTTGCTTGGCTTGTCTCTGCGTCCATAGTGCTTGTCGGCGTCATCATCATCGTCGCCGTGACCGGAGTCGCCACGTCGCGGGGCTTGCGCCTGTGGGGGTCAAGCCTCTCCGAGACGGGCTCGGGCCGCATCCTGCTCGTACAGACCACGGCGGGTGCCGTTGCCGACAAGCCCGTTCTGGGGTTTGGCGCGGACAACTACCTTGAGGCGTTTCTGCTTCACAGGCCTGATCGGTTCGTCGAGGTTTTCGGCGAGCAGTCCACGACGAACAATGCGCACTTCTGGCTGTTGCAGTATGCGGCGACGCTTGGAGTGGTGGGTGCGCTTCTGTTGGCGGCGGCCCTGGGTATGGGTCTGTGGCGGGCAAGACCGGTTGTCGCGGGCGAGTCCGAGCAAGCCAACGCGCTTCAGGTGGCCATCTGGCTTGGATTGGTTGGCTACGCGGTTCAGATGATGTTCAACGTGGCGGTGCTCGCCTCGACAGTACCGTTCTGGGTGCTTATGGGCGCGCTCTGTGCGCCGCGCGCCCGCCGTATGGTTGTGGAAGGCCGGTCGAAACGCGTGCTCACGGTTGCGACGGCCACGCTTCTTGCTGTCTCGATCCTGGGCGGGGGAGCGCTCATCTCAGCTGACGCGCTCTACATGGCGTCCCGCGATGCGTATTGGGGTGATGCTCCGGGCGACCCGGTTGCGCTCGCCGGGCGCGCGGCGCAACTGAACCCCCTGTCAATCAAGTATGCGCGCGGAGAGGCTCAGGCCCGCTCAGCGCTTGTATCTCAGGCCATAGAGGGGGGTGGGTCCGCACAGGACGTTCGTCGGCTCCACGACGAAGCGGTCGCGGCGTTCGAACGCACGTTGTCACGCTCGCCCAGAGACTACGCTGCGCACTCATGGCTTGCGGGACTGCACCTGCGCGTTGGGACGCATCTGGGAGATCAGGAGCTTGTCGAGGAGGCGTTCTCGCTGGCCAGGACGGCCGCCACTCTCGATCGCACGCACTGGAGCGTGGTGCCGCTTCTCGATGGGGACACCTCTGACGGCGCGGCTCGGCTCGCGGCCTTGGCGCCGCCTTTGCCCTGAGACCAAGACCGAGGCGCGAGTAGCGGCCCCCGCTCGGCCATGCCGTATCATGGCTCCATGCTCACCTCA harbors:
- a CDS encoding O-antigen ligase family protein, which translates into the protein MKASTVADIIGWRALLVAVFLTPLAMTDFGWLGFEQAFTANIYNEAKMFVLRASTLVALGAWAWAALVNGRSVRRTVLDPWVLGFVAWLSVTTAFSIHPPTSVFGHYTRGEGLLTYLIYAAIFFLTVQFANKGSRLREMALAVFWSGSIVSAYGVLQFLGVDWVRDVPAFLEGRAYSTLGNPLILGSQLMFVLPISIALALAEKRIAWRAVYWSGAMLAAIALMATFSRSAWLGAAVACALMVAYAVFQRVRIERQVDVPFAALTLLLLMLGIVRSLGASDRVTNVLARLGELLEFESGSGFTRVGLWRAALAAAADRPWTGFGLDTFRLFSPVYFEPRYASAGDYLAIPDNAHSYPMQLLSTAGFIGLALFLAVVGIAAWTSARKTLAVPRGSGNPTLLVLAAFWAAGAGYLVNLIANISMPGTTFMLWVAMALVLAPAAWERPLQAKAHARPLAAIAVGLCAILVVASFVPLYADNQYLKGQALGDPQARIDAAETAVRLAPYYDTYRVTRAVAYADPAIQRLSAGARTGQVAPPVLEEYKQALEMLEDAQTFSPWEQDLIALRVIVLNLGGSVIGPSYYDDAIRTSEKALERFRYAPTLRLQYAKALEGAGRTAEAQRQLESLVELEPRMPEAAVQLARLYAAQNETQKAMDVLLAAQTTAVEGTLISAALGALERGEPLPAVSW
- a CDS encoding O-antigen ligase family protein translates to MSGPRRLGTVGAQAAPCDSLAERIAWRSLLTAVFLIPLANAVFTMPFTGRTVIYDMYDLPKMFVLWSTVFVALGSFSWYVFAEGGRVRASRAFAIIPVLLGWLALVTALSVSPSTSLFGQYQRSEGLVTYLLYAAVFVLTVQLVSSAHRVRNIAMTLVAASAPVSIYGIIQFFYIDPVAWQNLDFAGRAFSTYGNPGGLSNFLVFSVAVSFALVASERSDRLRVTWWLVLLLNILALVLTFTRGAWIGSVVALGVAALILARQGVRPIRKIDLPFSVGAAILLATFALVDRRGDSVTSLPSRLASLVQPTAGSGMTRLKLWEAATGAIADRPAFGFGPDTFQLVFPAYRTPDYFLSAPLAAFADNAHSYPLQLAASVGIVGALLLFGSLAWILYTCRHVIASRASSRANAVVAGFTGAIVGYLVTLLFGISEPGTTFLLWIALGIVAAPSATTAVLSKRLTRTSTAIVAVAICAGLFLYGLVPIFADLRYFEARFSIGQTRTDAVNDAVRLAPYRVEYRKYQTQVHLENARDSVLDALRTEAGVTETVRSSWDSALAYAESAISEFPWDYQDYQLLALSYLFGGSEVDSAYYANVVDVTSRGLARFPNSPILLIQRAEARAAQGDARSAREDLQRSLEMEPRADTTALKAKIESLEATSPARQETPVSP
- a CDS encoding alpha-isopropylmalate synthase regulatory domain-containing protein — its product is MGTDRIHIYDTTLPDGEQSPGASMNTEEKVTIRVRAGISTRRGAHSDIIVASAKAYTNAHNRLLVAEKREVADEVQGR
- a CDS encoding O-antigen ligase family protein yields the protein MSRVATAAAWTLAATLCASMLAWTNLTGLGIGANPLTYDDLALARFVAGTIGISAVWFLLALMIERGNPLSVDNTLLALGALALWSVLSAAFAGTTLVWLGQSERLEGVATMFLYALAYGAGLQVGRARRVVRTLAATVAVCATLLAVHGLLQVIGLDPTSYLHSGSTLYLGSAFASLSNPNFLAGVLVIALPIAGGLAASASSTLAKWSWAAIGAVILAALYATYSQGAWLGAVVQLAIAVALWVVARGRVRPAGEREADSPSAGRAGAGRTRLAWLVSASIVLVGVIIIVAVTGVATSRGLRLWGSSLSETGSGRILLVQTTAGAVADKPVLGFGADNYLEAFLLHRPDRFVEVFGEQSTTNNAHFWLLQYAATLGVVGALLLAAALGMGLWRARPVVAGESEQANALQVAIWLGLVGYAVQMMFNVAVLASTVPFWVLMGALCAPRARRMVVEGRSKRVLTVATATLLAVSILGGGALISADALYMASRDAYWGDAPGDPVALAGRAAQLNPLSIKYARGEAQARSALVSQAIEGGGSAQDVRRLHDEAVAAFERTLSRSPRDYAAHSWLAGLHLRVGTHLGDQELVEEAFSLARTAATLDRTHWSVVPLLDGDTSDGAARLAALAPPLP